Proteins from a single region of Mesotoga sp. UBA6090:
- a CDS encoding trigger factor: MEKNFVKKEENVETFLFSFGSEEVRKAEMDVARYVNQQYTIPGFRKGKVPLNIVRNFLAESFEEMVLEALSDKIEEELKEEKILIPAVITEQKMEGEGARIEVKLHRDPEVKISDYENLDLRIPKKDEVILNYVNNRLEELRNEHAIVEPKEGPVKIGDIVKIEYTIIKGGKKIAENKVQELSVAPEDDRPIVKNVIGKTKGDVVEFHRTFEDSDNEYFYSVKILDVLSKSPLDLDDEFAKTVNAEANSLEELKRIVEKEGVESFLNWQKDFLRQQAMDKINDLVEIEISDSTLDYFVQRTIENSKKEKSYDNYLKQAGSEEKLLEDFRSGVFDEIKRSRFIDEIASKEGFKAEQEEIEAYAEEMAPYWGISADRAREMVNSREDIKEDIVSTIIRNKVLDAVIERAAISEMEPSLEKEEKDSESDSVEDFSTE, translated from the coding sequence GTGGAGAAAAACTTCGTGAAGAAAGAAGAGAATGTTGAAACGTTTCTCTTTTCCTTTGGTTCGGAAGAGGTTAGGAAGGCAGAAATGGACGTTGCCAGATATGTGAATCAGCAGTACACAATACCGGGTTTTAGGAAGGGAAAGGTACCGCTGAACATAGTAAGAAATTTCCTTGCGGAAAGCTTTGAAGAGATGGTTCTTGAGGCGCTCTCAGATAAAATCGAGGAAGAGCTAAAAGAGGAGAAAATCCTAATCCCAGCAGTCATAACCGAACAGAAGATGGAGGGAGAAGGTGCAAGAATTGAAGTGAAGCTTCACAGAGATCCCGAAGTAAAGATTTCTGACTATGAAAACCTTGATCTTAGAATCCCCAAGAAGGATGAAGTGATACTCAATTATGTGAACAATAGACTCGAAGAACTAAGAAACGAACACGCTATTGTAGAGCCTAAAGAGGGGCCGGTCAAAATTGGTGACATAGTCAAGATAGAATACACAATAATTAAGGGTGGCAAGAAAATAGCTGAAAACAAAGTTCAGGAGCTTAGCGTTGCTCCTGAAGACGACAGACCGATTGTCAAGAATGTAATTGGAAAAACAAAGGGGGACGTAGTTGAATTTCACAGAACGTTCGAGGACTCAGATAATGAATACTTCTATTCGGTCAAAATATTGGATGTTCTCAGCAAGAGTCCACTAGATCTTGACGATGAATTCGCAAAGACGGTAAATGCCGAGGCCAATTCTCTAGAAGAGCTCAAGCGGATTGTCGAAAAGGAGGGAGTGGAATCCTTCCTGAATTGGCAGAAGGACTTCTTGAGGCAACAGGCTATGGACAAGATCAATGATCTTGTTGAAATCGAAATCTCCGACTCGACGCTCGATTATTTTGTTCAGAGGACAATAGAGAACTCGAAGAAAGAAAAGAGCTACGATAACTACTTGAAACAGGCAGGAAGCGAAGAGAAGCTTTTGGAAGACTTCAGAAGCGGAGTTTTCGACGAGATAAAAAGGTCAAGATTCATCGACGAAATTGCTTCGAAGGAAGGCTTCAAAGCTGAACAAGAAGAAATCGAGGCTTATGCGGAGGAAATGGCACCGTACTGGGGCATCTCTGCCGACAGGGCAAGAGAGATGGTTAATTCTCGTGAAGACATCAAGGAAGACATTGTCTCAACCATCATTAGAAACAAAGTTCTGGACGCAGTAATTGAGCGCGCTGCAATCAGCGAAATGGAACCATCGCTTGAAAAGGAAGAGAAAGACAGCGAAAGTGATTCCGTGGAGGACTTTTCTACGGAATAG
- the lgt gene encoding prolipoprotein diacylglyceryl transferase yields MKKRVVLISVAAASAVALFFFLRAVFSGELILNPVIVEGLGPFSIRWYGVMIATAIIVAYVLGRHQGLKEGIEEDYMIEAVFIGIIFGVLGARIYYVVFNYEMYRGDFWSIFRTWDGGLAIHGAFFAALLVTSLYVTFRKKANLKFLQATDIFTAVLPLAQAIGRWGNFINYEAYGSPTDLPWKMFVPLRYRMPGYSEFEYFHPTFLYESLANVAIFAVLYWYLGKRKNYGEVTALYMVFYSIVRFFIEGLRLDSLYIGQTDMRTAKAVSVILLITGIVLFIFSRYKGKQAKRAS; encoded by the coding sequence ATGAAAAAAAGAGTCGTTCTAATTTCAGTGGCTGCAGCCTCTGCAGTTGCGCTGTTTTTCTTTTTGAGAGCAGTATTCAGCGGAGAGCTGATACTAAATCCCGTTATTGTCGAAGGTCTTGGCCCCTTTTCTATCAGATGGTATGGAGTAATGATTGCAACAGCAATAATTGTTGCTTATGTTCTAGGAAGGCATCAGGGCCTCAAAGAAGGAATAGAGGAAGATTACATGATTGAGGCAGTCTTCATTGGCATAATCTTCGGGGTGTTGGGCGCCAGAATCTACTATGTTGTCTTCAATTATGAGATGTACAGGGGGGATTTCTGGAGCATTTTCAGGACCTGGGACGGAGGACTGGCAATTCACGGGGCTTTTTTCGCCGCTCTTCTGGTAACATCTCTCTACGTCACATTCAGAAAGAAAGCAAACCTAAAATTCCTACAGGCAACGGATATTTTCACAGCTGTATTACCTCTGGCTCAGGCCATTGGTCGATGGGGGAATTTCATTAACTATGAGGCATACGGATCGCCCACCGATCTCCCATGGAAGATGTTCGTCCCTTTAAGATACCGGATGCCGGGTTACTCCGAATTTGAATACTTCCATCCAACCTTTCTCTACGAAAGCCTGGCAAATGTAGCCATTTTCGCTGTACTATACTGGTATTTGGGGAAGAGAAAGAATTATGGAGAAGTAACCGCTCTTTACATGGTCTTCTATTCTATTGTGAGATTTTTCATTGAAGGCCTGAGGTTAGATAGCCTTTACATAGGTCAAACCGATATGAGAACAGCCAAAGCGGTCTCAGTAATCTTACTTATTACTGGAATAGTTTTGTTTATTTTTTCCCGGTATAAAGGTAAACAAGCGAAAAGAGCTTCTTGA
- a CDS encoding non-canonical purine NTP pyrophosphatase has product MKLYLVTSNENKLKEVRLILPAGFDVESIETIAPKKDIVEDSATFFGNSLKKIEAYKDLGVPLLADDSGLVIDSLGGFPGVNSARFMENSHYLTKMQIILDRMVDEENRAARFVCAALFYDPSNGVLVGVEGKVDGIIARKQSGESGFGYDPIFVPQGYSQTFGVLGDSVKKELSHRAKAFKKLFSLVYLYTGKK; this is encoded by the coding sequence GTGAAGCTCTACTTAGTAACTTCTAATGAAAACAAACTGAAAGAGGTGCGTCTCATTCTTCCTGCAGGATTTGATGTTGAATCTATTGAAACAATCGCTCCAAAGAAGGATATCGTTGAAGATTCAGCAACCTTCTTCGGAAATTCACTGAAGAAGATCGAAGCTTACAAGGATCTTGGAGTACCACTTCTTGCGGATGATTCAGGACTCGTGATCGATTCTCTTGGAGGATTTCCTGGAGTGAATTCTGCGAGATTCATGGAGAACAGTCACTACTTGACAAAGATGCAGATCATTCTTGATAGAATGGTGGACGAAGAAAACAGAGCAGCTCGATTTGTCTGTGCTGCCCTGTTTTATGATCCTTCAAACGGCGTTTTGGTTGGAGTTGAGGGAAAAGTCGACGGAATTATTGCAAGGAAACAAAGCGGTGAAAGTGGTTTCGGCTATGATCCGATATTTGTTCCCCAAGGTTATTCGCAAACGTTTGGTGTTCTCGGGGATTCGGTAAAAAAGGAGCTTTCACATAGAGCTAAGGCATTCAAGAAGCTCTTTTCGCTTGTTTACCTTTATACCGGGAAAAAATAA
- the rpe gene encoding ribulose-phosphate 3-epimerase, producing MARISPSILAADLTELASEVRRVRDADYLHIDVMDGVFVPNITFGVPIMEALGRLHHPPLDVHLMTEDPSRYVREYAALGAKNLHVHVEGNYHLHRLLGQIRESDSKAFVVLNPSTPVSFLDEVLSFADGVLVMTVNPGYTGQEFIPEAAKKIDILNRIRNERDLKFEIAVDGGVSLDNAQDLVNRGADILIMGAAVFRSENPSMVVKKIRELRR from the coding sequence ATGGCTAGAATCTCTCCCTCGATTCTCGCGGCAGATCTTACTGAACTTGCCAGTGAAGTCAGAAGAGTCCGCGATGCTGATTACTTGCACATAGATGTTATGGATGGAGTGTTTGTTCCAAATATAACTTTTGGGGTGCCTATCATGGAAGCCCTGGGAAGACTACATCATCCTCCACTTGACGTTCACTTGATGACAGAGGATCCTTCTAGATACGTGCGGGAGTATGCCGCTTTAGGCGCAAAGAATCTGCACGTTCATGTTGAAGGTAACTATCATCTTCACAGACTTCTTGGACAGATAAGAGAAAGCGATTCAAAAGCATTTGTCGTTCTGAATCCATCTACGCCTGTATCCTTTCTTGATGAGGTTCTTTCGTTTGCTGATGGTGTGCTGGTTATGACCGTAAATCCTGGGTACACCGGCCAAGAATTCATACCCGAAGCTGCTAAAAAGATTGACATTCTAAATCGTATTCGAAATGAAAGGGATTTGAAGTTTGAAATTGCAGTGGATGGAGGAGTGAGCCTAGACAATGCTCAAGACCTTGTAAATAGAGGCGCAGACATCCTTATAATGGGTGCTGCAGTGTTCAGATCAGAAAATCCGTCTATGGTTGTAAAGAAAATCAGGGAGCTTAGAAGGTGA